One Rhizobium sp. NRK18 genomic window carries:
- a CDS encoding DUF1192 domain-containing protein: MNPFDDDKPKKKTEHEIGSDISSLSADELTARIALLEAEITRLATERDAKSKGRATAESFFKR, translated from the coding sequence ATGAACCCGTTCGACGACGACAAGCCCAAGAAAAAGACCGAACACGAGATCGGCTCGGATATATCGAGCCTTTCCGCCGACGAACTGACGGCAAGGATAGCGCTGCTCGAAGCCGAGATAACCCGTCTCGCGACCGAGCGAGACGCCAAGTCGAAGGGCCGCGCGACGGCCGAAAGCTTCTTCAAACGCTAG